Genomic DNA from Solanum dulcamara chromosome 4, daSolDulc1.2, whole genome shotgun sequence:
CCATCCCTGCAAAAGCTATGGAATATTTGGAATATGCATAAGCTGTATGGTGGGTGTGGAATAACCTCTATAAATCTTTCCTCATCTAAGTGGTTAAGCCATCTTTCAAGTAACTCACAACGTACAGATGATTGACAAAAACAGTAACTCATTCACCATATTAGCATACAATCATAAATTCAAGTTTTTTGTTTTTACATTGCCAAATGATGAATCAAGTACCTAATGGATCAACTTTGTTGACCACAAACAAGTACTAATCTATCACCTGTTCCATCAGACATGCACAGAGATCTCAGAACATACTTTAgccaaattatattatatatgtaatataaatGTTTGGATGCTGCAATATACAGTGTTGCTGTTTCCTCAAGACACAAGCTTCAAGTAAATCATAAAAGTAACTGGTTGTATTAATTGAGGGGAAAAACAGAAAGGCAATATCAAAACAAGGGGAATAGCAACCTTGTGCGAGATAACTATACATCAAGGATTTGGCAGCTAACCAGCTCTACAGATTCACCACTTCTCAAAGCAACAACTCTCCACATATTCGCTTCAGATCCTAAAACCGGTTCTGGAACTTCGTGTAAAATTTTTTGTAAAGAATTTGCTGAGGTTGATGGAGAAGGAACTGAATGATTTTGCCTATCAGCCTGCATGACCATGATATTGTGATTTGCATCTTTAGTGATCACATGGAGCTTTCCAAGAAAACCAGCAAGAAGATAAGGAGACTCTGAATTGTCATTAATAGGTATATCTCCTTCAATCACCTTCCAAGTGTCATCTTGatgatcataaacttttattCTAGCACTATCTAGAGTACTAGAAGGATCCAATGCATACAGCTCTCCTTCAACAGTGACACTCAACTTTGTTCCTGCCTGCCTAGCAGGCCAGCCATCTCCCATGCCAATTGGCATTTCCATCCATGCATTTGTTTCGGGATCGTAGACCTCTCCTCCAACATCAACAAAAAAAGGCCAGCAATACAAACTTTGAGGAACATATAGTTTACCCCGATAAGATGTCATCCCAGTAGCTATAGGCTTGAGTAGATCAGCTAGAAAAGCAGTGGGTAGCATCTGAGCTTTTGAAAATGGCATGCTTGGGACTTCAGACCAAATACCAGTATGAGGATTAAATACTTCTGCAGATTGAAGGGGAGTAAGTCCCCCACGATCCCGAGTAACACCTCCTACTACATAAAGCTTTCCATTCAAGACACCTGTCTTGCAATAAGCTCTTGCAGTAGACATGGGATTTACTTCATTCCAAGCATTTACAATGGGGTCATACCGCCAGACAGACCTCATGGCTGCAGCT
This window encodes:
- the LOC129885773 gene encoding F-box/kelch-repeat protein At1g22040, yielding MGSILSRSNHNSNVGDLVEGSQSASCKRQRTSDSFWEHSPGLIPSLPDEISIQILARLPRIHHLNAKLVSQSWKAAIMSPELYRCRKELGTTEEWLYLLTKTEGDKFLWYAFDPISMRWQRLPPMPAIAVNNEPTSGLSGLRAWNMAGSSIRIADAIRGWLGRRSALDQVPFCGCAIGAVDGCLYALGGFFRAAAMRSVWRYDPIVNAWNEVNPMSTARAYCKTGVLNGKLYVVGGVTRDRGGLTPLQSAEVFNPHTGIWSEVPSMPFSKAQMLPTAFLADLLKPIATGMTSYRGKLYVPQSLYCWPFFVDVGGEVYDPETNAWMEMPIGMGDGWPARQAGTKLSVTVEGELYALDPSSTLDSARIKVYDHQDDTWKVIEGDIPINDNSESPYLLAGFLGKLHVITKDANHNIMVMQADRQNHSVPSPSTSANSLQKILHEVPEPVLGSEANMWRVVALRSGESVELVSCQILDV